A genomic stretch from Pseudomonas sp. MUP55 includes:
- a CDS encoding tetratricopeptide repeat protein yields the protein MNTDYLLQLAYQRLQADHNDGAIDALRQLLANDPDSAEAHALLAICLMNMRRLHAAKREVQLALALDAQLPLAHYAAAQVAIASRKFKQAQEHVNRLLDMEPLNPVNYRCLADLYQLTGRLAQSREPLEKALELGPDDPANLVAMAQFHHASNRWDQAYQFARHALQADPSNASAVVVLGHLLLREGDINGARDHAIWALQENATNVAALHLLTAVKARENVFLGAWWRFNSWMNERSATHAVILLLCMFVVYQVAVITLTDIGYPRVAETINWLWLAFAAYTFAAPQIFRRLLDKELVQVKLSKDF from the coding sequence ATGAATACCGACTATCTGCTACAACTGGCTTACCAACGCTTGCAGGCTGACCACAACGACGGCGCAATCGACGCGCTGCGCCAGTTGCTGGCCAATGACCCCGATTCGGCTGAAGCCCACGCCCTGCTGGCGATCTGCTTGATGAACATGCGTCGCCTGCATGCCGCCAAGCGCGAAGTGCAGTTGGCCTTGGCTCTGGATGCGCAATTACCGCTTGCACACTATGCGGCAGCACAGGTGGCTATCGCCTCACGCAAGTTCAAACAGGCGCAGGAGCATGTGAACCGACTGTTGGATATGGAACCGCTCAACCCGGTTAATTACCGGTGCCTGGCGGATCTTTATCAGTTGACCGGACGCCTCGCGCAGAGCCGCGAACCGCTGGAAAAAGCCCTGGAACTGGGCCCCGATGACCCTGCCAACCTAGTGGCGATGGCGCAGTTCCATCATGCCAGCAACCGTTGGGACCAAGCTTATCAATTCGCACGTCACGCGCTGCAGGCTGACCCTTCGAATGCGTCGGCGGTGGTGGTGCTTGGGCATTTGTTGCTGCGCGAAGGTGATATCAACGGCGCTCGTGACCATGCGATCTGGGCCCTGCAGGAAAACGCAACCAACGTTGCGGCGTTGCACCTGCTGACGGCCGTCAAGGCACGCGAAAATGTGTTCCTTGGCGCATGGTGGCGTTTTAACAGCTGGATGAACGAGCGTAGCGCCACCCACGCCGTCATCCTGCTGTTGTGTATGTTCGTGGTCTATCAAGTGGCGGTGATCACCTTGACAGACATTGGCTATCCGCGAGTGGCCGAGACGATCAATTGGCTCTGGCTGGCATTTGCCGCCTACACTTTCGCGGCGCCGCAAATTTTCCGACGTTTGCTCGACAAGGAGCTTGTGCAGGTCAAGCTCTCCAAGGATTTTTGA
- a CDS encoding PLP-dependent aminotransferase family protein, with translation MELHLVINGRKDLAAQLYQQLREAIATGRLSAGAQLPPSRLLAEQLGVSRKTVSDTYATLTYEGLLVGRIGRGTFVNAWAPQQGLVQTATDLACAANLGKWASLPSPMRHPARDDILRYEFIGGATTRNQFPQEEWRRCTQDALRRIAQNSGFYSQPEGLPALRDAIAGHIAFSRGVNCRAADIVVTNGAQQALDLIARVVLEPGSIVAMEDPGYSPARQLFVAMGARVASVPVDAQGIQVDQIPDGTRLVYVTPSHQFPLGMPMSLARRKALLDRAIELGAIIIEDDYDSEFRYQGRPTDSLQSMDTRGVVTYVGTFSKTLLPELRLGYAVLPPAIHGSVLKAKQLTDQHSSTLPQWALAKFISEGYLLKHIRRCHGVYAGRRERILQRLAGDLSPWFEAVPTVAGFHLAALCKVPVDIPLLMERARKVEVGLYPLDGFFHDTPVRSGLILGFGAIETLDIDPALDKVRDILQQIG, from the coding sequence ATGGAACTGCACCTCGTCATCAACGGCCGCAAGGACCTGGCTGCCCAGCTTTACCAGCAACTGCGCGAAGCCATCGCCACCGGGCGCCTGTCAGCCGGCGCGCAGTTGCCGCCCAGCCGACTGCTCGCCGAGCAACTGGGCGTTTCGCGCAAAACGGTATCGGACACCTACGCCACCTTGACGTACGAAGGCCTGCTGGTGGGCCGGATTGGTCGGGGCACCTTCGTCAACGCGTGGGCACCGCAGCAAGGCCTTGTGCAGACCGCCACGGACCTGGCCTGCGCCGCCAACCTGGGCAAATGGGCGTCGCTGCCCTCGCCCATGCGCCACCCCGCCCGCGACGACATCCTGCGCTACGAATTCATCGGTGGAGCAACCACACGCAATCAGTTTCCCCAAGAAGAGTGGCGGCGCTGCACCCAGGATGCGCTGCGCCGCATCGCCCAGAACAGTGGGTTCTACAGCCAACCCGAAGGCCTGCCCGCACTGCGCGACGCCATTGCCGGGCACATCGCGTTTTCTCGCGGGGTGAACTGCCGCGCTGCTGACATCGTGGTGACCAATGGCGCGCAGCAGGCGCTGGACCTGATCGCCCGCGTGGTACTCGAACCCGGCAGCATCGTCGCGATGGAAGACCCTGGTTACAGCCCGGCGCGTCAGTTGTTCGTGGCGATGGGGGCCAGGGTCGCCAGCGTTCCGGTGGACGCACAGGGCATTCAGGTCGACCAGATCCCTGATGGCACGCGACTGGTGTACGTGACTCCGTCCCACCAGTTCCCCCTCGGCATGCCCATGAGCCTGGCGCGGCGCAAGGCCCTGCTGGACCGTGCCATCGAGCTCGGCGCGATCATTATCGAAGACGACTACGACAGCGAGTTCCGCTACCAGGGCCGCCCCACCGACTCGCTGCAAAGCATGGATACCCGAGGCGTGGTGACTTACGTCGGCACCTTTTCCAAGACCCTGCTGCCTGAGCTGCGCCTGGGCTACGCGGTGCTGCCGCCGGCGATCCATGGCTCCGTGCTCAAGGCCAAGCAATTGACCGATCAGCACAGCTCCACCCTGCCGCAATGGGCGCTGGCCAAGTTCATCAGCGAAGGTTACCTGCTCAAACATATCCGCCGCTGTCACGGCGTGTATGCGGGGCGTCGCGAGCGGATTCTGCAGCGCCTGGCGGGCGACCTGTCGCCCTGGTTCGAGGCAGTGCCGACGGTGGCGGGGTTTCATCTGGCGGCACTGTGCAAGGTGCCGGTGGATATACCGTTGCTGATGGAACGAGCGCGCAAGGTGGAGGTGGGCCTGTACCCCCTGGATGGGTTTTTTCACGATACGCCGGTACGCTCGGGGCTGATTCTCGGCTTCGGGGCCATCGAAACCCTCGATATCGACCCGGCGCTGGACAAGGTACGCGACATCCTGCAGCAGATTGGCTAG
- a CDS encoding ATP-binding protein — MDDSTLDQLEAALAAAPGNVALLTVLLGACLERGEHARGLNLLPSDFSQWQDASALKLAAAQLLLADGQAQKALPLIEGSDPPARLLKARVLAALENLKEAQAEYRAAVDANPALEDMALWRRLNVSVVDFPGTEGRPRLRVISNDETDQSEVVRLLVPENETLTFDDIGGLDELKKTIHKKIILPYQKPGLFQRFRKKVGGGVLLYGPPGCGKTMLARATAGECKATFFNVAISDVLDMYIGESERKLHALFEQARAQAPAVMFFDEVEALGGKRANTRESTSSKLVSQFLSEMDGFTNDNHGVLILAATNVPWSVDSAFRRPGRFDRVLFVPPPDRPARESMLNAMMKGRPMADDIDFAFLAKNTSGFSGADLSELVETAADEAIEASIESGAEQPICDRHFKQALKAVRATTLEWLTTARNYARYANEGNQYDEVLAFLDKHGKGR; from the coding sequence ATGGATGATTCGACACTCGACCAGTTAGAGGCTGCCCTGGCCGCCGCCCCCGGTAACGTCGCGCTGCTGACAGTGCTGCTCGGTGCCTGCCTAGAGCGTGGCGAGCATGCGCGCGGGCTGAATTTATTGCCCTCCGATTTTTCTCAATGGCAAGACGCCTCTGCCCTGAAGCTTGCGGCGGCGCAGTTGCTATTGGCCGACGGTCAGGCGCAAAAGGCATTGCCACTGATCGAAGGGAGTGATCCGCCCGCGCGCCTGCTCAAGGCCCGTGTCCTTGCGGCATTGGAAAACCTCAAGGAAGCACAGGCGGAATACCGAGCAGCGGTGGACGCCAATCCTGCCCTGGAAGACATGGCATTGTGGCGGCGATTGAATGTGTCTGTTGTTGACTTTCCCGGCACCGAAGGCCGCCCGCGCTTGCGTGTGATCTCCAATGATGAAACCGACCAGAGCGAAGTGGTACGCCTGTTGGTGCCGGAAAACGAAACCCTGACCTTTGATGACATTGGCGGTTTGGATGAGCTGAAGAAGACCATCCACAAAAAAATCATTCTGCCTTACCAGAAACCCGGCTTGTTCCAGCGTTTTCGAAAGAAAGTCGGCGGCGGTGTGCTGCTGTATGGTCCACCGGGTTGCGGTAAGACCATGCTGGCCCGCGCCACGGCTGGCGAGTGCAAGGCAACGTTTTTCAACGTGGCGATTTCTGACGTTCTTGACATGTACATCGGCGAGTCCGAGCGCAAGTTGCACGCACTGTTCGAACAGGCACGGGCGCAGGCGCCAGCGGTAATGTTTTTCGACGAGGTCGAGGCGCTGGGTGGTAAACGCGCCAATACCCGCGAGTCGACATCGTCCAAGCTGGTGAGTCAGTTCCTCTCCGAGATGGACGGCTTTACCAACGACAACCACGGCGTGCTGATCCTCGCCGCAACCAACGTACCCTGGTCGGTGGACTCGGCCTTTCGTCGCCCCGGCCGGTTTGACCGCGTGCTGTTTGTGCCGCCACCGGACCGTCCTGCACGTGAAAGCATGCTCAATGCGATGATGAAAGGTCGCCCTATGGCTGACGACATAGATTTTGCCTTTTTAGCCAAGAACACTTCGGGCTTTTCTGGCGCAGACCTCAGCGAGTTGGTGGAAACCGCCGCCGATGAGGCCATAGAGGCGTCTATCGAGAGCGGCGCAGAGCAGCCAATTTGCGATCGGCATTTCAAGCAGGCCCTGAAGGCGGTGCGTGCCACCACACTGGAATGGCTGACCACTGCTCGTAATTACGCGCGTTATGCCAATGAAGGCAATCAGTACGACGAAGTACTGGCTTTTCTCGACAAACACGGGAAGGGCCGCTGA
- a CDS encoding DUF2797 domain-containing protein — translation MIEIGRGAVSKMSAQLGEPTVQYAFRLGDTEVPVNPLIGTHIRLEFLGAIHCSHCGRKTKTSFSQGYCYPCMTKLAQCDLCIMSPERCHYEAGTCRDPGWGETFCMTDHVVYLANSSGIKVGITRATQLPTRWLDQGASQALPIMRVATRQQSGFVEDLFRSQVADKTNWRALLKGDAQTVDLKQVRDQLFASCAEGLLGLQERFGLQAIQTIADIEPIEIRYPVQQYPAKIVSFNLDKNPIAEGTLLGIKGQYLIFDTGVINIRKYTAYQLAVHQ, via the coding sequence TTGATTGAAATTGGTCGCGGTGCAGTCAGCAAAATGTCGGCGCAACTGGGTGAGCCGACCGTTCAATACGCATTTCGTCTGGGCGATACCGAGGTGCCGGTCAATCCGTTGATCGGCACGCATATTCGCCTGGAGTTCCTCGGTGCCATTCACTGCAGCCATTGCGGCCGCAAGACCAAGACCAGCTTCAGCCAGGGCTATTGCTACCCGTGCATGACCAAGCTGGCCCAGTGTGACTTGTGCATCATGAGCCCCGAACGTTGCCATTACGAGGCCGGCACCTGCCGCGATCCGGGCTGGGGTGAAACCTTCTGCATGACCGACCACGTGGTCTACCTGGCCAATTCGTCGGGGATCAAGGTTGGCATCACCCGGGCCACGCAGTTGCCGACCCGTTGGCTCGACCAGGGTGCCAGCCAGGCGCTGCCGATCATGCGCGTGGCCACTCGCCAGCAATCGGGTTTTGTCGAGGATCTGTTTCGCAGCCAGGTGGCCGACAAGACCAACTGGCGCGCGCTGCTCAAGGGCGATGCGCAAACCGTGGACCTCAAGCAGGTACGCGATCAATTGTTCGCCTCCTGCGCCGAGGGCTTGCTCGGTTTGCAGGAACGCTTTGGCCTGCAGGCCATCCAAACCATTGCCGACATCGAGCCGATCGAAATCCGTTACCCGGTGCAGCAGTACCCGGCCAAGATCGTCAGCTTCAACCTGGACAAGAATCCGATTGCCGAAGGCACGTTGCTGGGAATCAAGGGCCAGTACCTGATCTTCGACACCGGCGTGATCAATATTCGTAAATACACGGCCTACCAGCTCGCCGTGCATCAGTAG
- a CDS encoding cupin domain-containing protein, with amino-acid sequence MKRLLAAAAILTSLTAFAHEPVYNQETLKVLQEHALTNVPGKKTIMLTVDYAPGQATVPHSHTGTAVAYVLEGQIISRVNDGKAITYKVGDSFYEPAGSRHFESSNASQTQPAKLLVVMVLDDKAEVLTPLAASK; translated from the coding sequence ATGAAACGACTGCTCGCCGCCGCCGCGATACTCACTTCGCTGACTGCCTTCGCCCATGAACCGGTGTACAACCAGGAAACCCTCAAGGTGCTGCAAGAGCACGCCTTGACCAACGTGCCCGGCAAGAAAACCATCATGCTCACCGTGGACTACGCCCCCGGCCAGGCCACCGTGCCCCACAGCCACACCGGCACTGCCGTGGCTTATGTGCTGGAAGGCCAGATCATCTCGCGGGTCAACGACGGCAAAGCGATTACCTACAAGGTCGGCGATTCGTTCTACGAGCCCGCAGGTTCGCGGCACTTTGAATCGAGCAACGCCAGCCAGACCCAGCCCGCCAAGTTGCTGGTGGTGATGGTGCTGGATGACAAGGCCGAGGTGCTGACGCCGCTTGCAGCATCAAAATAG
- a CDS encoding SDR family oxidoreductase, which produces MSKTHLFDLDGKVAFVSGASRGIGEAIAKLLAQQGAHVIVSSRKLEGCQHVADAIIADGGKATAIACHIGEMEQITQVFASIREQFGRLDILVNNAATNPQFCNVLDTDLGAFQKTVDVNIRGYFFMSVEAGKLMRDNGGGSIINVASINGISPGVFQGIYSVTKAAVINMTKVFAKECAAFGIRCNALLPGLTDTKFASALVKNDAILKMALAQIPLKRVADPSEMAGAVLFLASDASSYTTGVSLNVDGGFLS; this is translated from the coding sequence ATGTCCAAGACCCACCTGTTCGACCTCGACGGCAAGGTTGCTTTCGTTTCCGGCGCCAGCCGTGGCATCGGCGAGGCCATCGCCAAGCTGCTGGCCCAGCAAGGCGCCCACGTGATTGTTTCCAGCCGCAAACTGGAAGGCTGCCAGCACGTCGCCGACGCGATCATCGCCGACGGCGGCAAGGCCACCGCGATTGCCTGCCATATCGGTGAAATGGAGCAGATCACCCAGGTGTTCGCCAGCATCCGTGAACAGTTCGGCCGCCTGGACATCCTGGTCAACAACGCCGCGACCAACCCGCAGTTCTGCAACGTGCTGGACACCGACCTCGGTGCGTTCCAGAAAACCGTCGACGTGAACATCCGCGGTTACTTCTTCATGTCGGTGGAAGCCGGCAAGCTGATGCGCGACAACGGCGGGGGCAGCATCATCAACGTGGCCTCGATCAACGGCATTTCCCCGGGGGTATTCCAGGGCATCTATTCGGTGACCAAGGCCGCCGTGATCAACATGACCAAGGTGTTCGCCAAGGAATGCGCCGCGTTCGGTATCCGCTGCAACGCGCTGCTGCCAGGCCTGACCGACACCAAGTTCGCCTCGGCGCTGGTCAAGAACGACGCGATCCTGAAAATGGCCCTGGCACAGATCCCGCTCAAGCGCGTGGCCGACCCCAGCGAAATGGCCGGCGCAGTGCTGTTCCTGGCCAGCGATGCGTCGAGCTACACCACCGGCGTGTCGCTGAACGTGGACGGTGGTTTCCTGTCCTGA
- a CDS encoding phosphotransferase family protein → MALNDQSTQIRPGEELDASLIDPYLKAHIPGLHGPPKISQFPGGASNLTYLLEYPDQEFVLRRPPFGHKAKSAHDMGREYRILNQLKDGFPYCPKAYVHCTDETVIGAEFYVMERVNGIILRSDLPAGLGLDASRTEALCKSFIDKFVELHQVDYSACGLADLGKPQGYVERQIRGWSERYEKALTPDAPRWEVVRAWLNDKMPADHPTSSIVHNDYRFDNVILDPHNPMQIIGVLDWELTTLGDPLMDLGNTLAYWIEAADPAPVQLMRRQPSNAPGMLTRRQFVDYYAERSGIQIDNFDFYYTYGLFRLAGIVQQIYYRFFHGQTQDKRFAQFIHMNKLLEQMSLAVIGKSAL, encoded by the coding sequence ATGGCGCTTAACGACCAATCGACCCAGATTCGCCCCGGCGAAGAACTTGATGCCAGCCTGATCGATCCCTACCTCAAGGCCCATATCCCCGGCCTGCACGGCCCCCCCAAGATCAGCCAGTTCCCCGGCGGCGCGTCTAACTTGACGTATCTGCTGGAATACCCGGACCAGGAATTCGTGTTGCGTCGCCCGCCGTTCGGCCACAAGGCCAAGTCTGCCCACGACATGGGCCGTGAATACCGCATCCTCAACCAACTCAAGGATGGCTTTCCGTACTGCCCCAAAGCCTATGTGCATTGCACCGACGAGACGGTGATCGGCGCCGAATTTTACGTGATGGAGCGGGTCAACGGCATCATCCTGCGCTCGGACCTGCCGGCGGGACTGGGCCTGGACGCGAGCCGCACCGAAGCCTTGTGCAAGAGCTTTATCGACAAATTCGTCGAGCTGCATCAGGTCGACTACAGCGCCTGCGGCCTGGCCGACCTGGGCAAGCCCCAGGGTTATGTGGAACGCCAGATCCGTGGCTGGAGCGAGCGCTACGAAAAAGCCCTGACCCCCGATGCGCCGCGCTGGGAAGTCGTGCGCGCCTGGCTCAACGACAAGATGCCGGCCGATCACCCGACCTCCAGCATCGTGCACAACGACTATCGCTTCGACAATGTGATCCTCGACCCGCACAACCCGATGCAGATCATCGGGGTGCTGGACTGGGAGCTGACCACCCTGGGCGACCCGCTGATGGACCTGGGCAACACCCTCGCCTACTGGATCGAAGCCGCCGACCCCGCGCCCGTGCAACTGATGCGTCGCCAGCCAAGCAATGCGCCCGGCATGCTCACCCGCCGCCAGTTCGTCGACTACTACGCCGAACGCTCGGGCATCCAGATCGACAATTTCGACTTCTATTACACCTACGGCCTGTTCCGCCTGGCCGGCATCGTGCAGCAGATCTACTACCGCTTCTTCCACGGCCAGACCCAGGACAAACGCTTCGCCCAGTTCATCCACATGAACAAGCTGCTGGAGCAGATGAGCCTGGCGGTCATTGGCAAGTCCGCCCTCTGA
- the pepN gene encoding aminopeptidase N produces the protein MRTEQPKMIYLKDYQAPDYLIDETHLTFELFEDHSLVHAQLVMRRNPERGAGLPPLVLDGQQLELLSVNLADQALTAADYQLTDSHLTLQPNNETFTLDTTVKIHPETNTALEGLYKSSGMFCTQCEAEGFRKITYYLDRPDVMSVFTTTVIAEQHRYPVLLSNGNPIASGPGEDGRHWATWEDPFKKPAYLFALVAGDLWCVEDSFTTMTQREVALRIYVEPENIDKCQHAMTSLKKSMRWDEETYGREYDLDIFMIVAVNDFNMGAMENKGLNIFNSSAVLARAETATDAAHQRVEAIVAHEYFHNWSGNRVTCRDWFQLSLKEGFTVFRDSGFSADMNSATVKRIQDVAYLRTHQFAEDAGPMAHAVRPDSFIEISNFYTLTVYEKGSEVVGMIHTLLGAEGFRKGSDLYFERHDGQAVTCDDFIKAMEDANGVDLSQFKRWYSQAGTPRLAVSESYDAGAKTYSLTFRQSCPPTPDKVEKLPFVIPVELGLLDSQGAGIALRLAGEATAGGTSRVISVTEAEQTFTFVDVAEKPLPSLLRGFSAPVKLSFPYDRDQLMFLMQHDSDGFNRWDASQQLSVQVLQELIGQHQAGQPLKLDQCLIEALRTVLSDESLDQAMVAEMLSLPSEAYLAEISEVADVDAIHAAREFARKQLADHLFEGLWLRYQANRDLSRQTPYVAEAEHFARRALQNIALSYLMLSAKPEVLAATLDQFDTSDNMTERLTALAVLVNSPFETEKAQALAVFAENFKDNPLVMDQWFSVQAGSTLPGGLARVKALMEHPAFTIKNPNKVRALIGAFAGQNLINFHAADGSGYRFLADLVIQLNTLNPQIASRQLAPLTRWRKYDAARQVLMKAQLERILGSGELSSDVFEVVSKSLA, from the coding sequence ATGCGCACCGAACAACCGAAGATGATTTACCTGAAGGACTATCAGGCGCCGGACTACCTGATCGACGAGACGCACCTGACCTTCGAGTTGTTCGAGGACCACAGCCTGGTCCACGCGCAGCTGGTGATGCGCCGCAATCCCGAGCGCGGCGCGGGGCTGCCGCCGCTGGTGCTCGATGGGCAGCAACTGGAGCTTTTGAGCGTCAACCTTGCCGACCAGGCGCTGACGGCCGCCGACTACCAGTTGACCGACAGCCACCTGACGCTGCAGCCCAACAACGAAACCTTCACCCTGGACACTACGGTCAAGATTCACCCGGAAACCAACACCGCCCTGGAAGGCCTGTACAAATCCAGCGGCATGTTCTGCACCCAGTGCGAGGCCGAAGGTTTCCGCAAGATCACCTACTACCTGGACCGTCCGGACGTGATGAGCGTGTTCACCACCACGGTGATCGCCGAGCAGCACCGCTACCCGGTGCTGCTGTCCAACGGCAACCCGATCGCCAGCGGCCCCGGCGAAGACGGTCGGCACTGGGCGACCTGGGAAGACCCGTTCAAGAAACCGGCCTACCTGTTTGCCCTGGTGGCCGGTGACCTTTGGTGTGTCGAAGACAGCTTCACCACCATGACCCAGCGCGAGGTGGCGCTGCGCATCTACGTCGAGCCGGAAAACATCGACAAGTGCCAGCACGCCATGACCAGCCTGAAAAAATCCATGCGCTGGGACGAAGAAACCTACGGTCGCGAGTACGACCTCGACATCTTCATGATCGTGGCGGTCAACGACTTCAACATGGGCGCCATGGAGAACAAGGGCCTCAACATCTTCAACTCCAGCGCCGTACTGGCCCGCGCCGAAACCGCTACCGATGCCGCGCACCAGCGCGTCGAAGCCATCGTCGCCCACGAGTACTTCCACAACTGGTCGGGCAACCGCGTGACCTGCCGCGACTGGTTCCAACTGTCGCTCAAGGAAGGCTTCACCGTGTTCCGCGACTCGGGCTTCTCCGCCGACATGAACTCGGCGACAGTCAAGCGCATCCAGGACGTGGCGTACCTGCGCACTCACCAGTTCGCCGAAGACGCCGGCCCCATGGCCCACGCGGTGCGCCCGGACAGCTTTATCGAAATCTCCAACTTCTACACCCTGACCGTGTACGAAAAGGGCTCGGAAGTGGTCGGCATGATCCACACCTTGCTCGGCGCCGAAGGTTTCCGCAAAGGCAGCGACCTGTATTTCGAGCGCCACGACGGCCAAGCCGTGACCTGCGACGATTTCATCAAGGCCATGGAAGACGCCAACGGCGTGGACCTCAGCCAGTTCAAGCGCTGGTACAGCCAGGCCGGCACGCCGCGTCTGGCGGTGAGCGAGTCCTACGACGCAGGGGCCAAGACCTACAGCCTGACCTTCCGCCAGAGCTGCCCGCCAACCCCGGACAAGGTGGAAAAGCTGCCGTTCGTGATCCCGGTCGAGCTGGGCCTGCTGGACAGCCAGGGCGCTGGCATTGCCTTGCGTCTGGCCGGTGAAGCGACGGCAGGCGGTACTTCCCGTGTGATCTCGGTGACCGAAGCCGAGCAGACCTTCACCTTTGTCGATGTCGCAGAAAAGCCGTTGCCTTCGTTGCTGCGTGGCTTTTCGGCGCCGGTGAAACTGAGCTTCCCGTATGACCGCGACCAACTGATGTTCCTGATGCAGCACGACAGCGACGGCTTCAACCGCTGGGACGCCAGTCAGCAGCTGTCGGTTCAGGTGTTGCAGGAACTGATCGGTCAACATCAGGCAGGGCAACCGCTGAAGCTGGATCAATGCCTGATCGAGGCATTGCGCACGGTCTTGAGCGACGAAAGCCTGGACCAGGCCATGGTCGCCGAAATGCTCTCCTTGCCGAGCGAAGCCTACCTGGCTGAAATCAGCGAAGTGGCGGACGTCGATGCCATCCACGCCGCCCGCGAATTTGCCCGCAAGCAGTTGGCCGACCACCTGTTCGAAGGCCTGTGGCTGCGCTATCAGGCCAACCGTGACCTGTCCCGCCAGACGCCGTACGTGGCCGAGGCCGAGCACTTTGCCCGCCGCGCCCTGCAGAACATCGCGCTGTCCTACCTGATGCTCAGCGCCAAGCCTGAAGTGCTGGCGGCGACGCTGGACCAGTTCGACACCAGCGACAACATGACCGAGCGCCTGACGGCCCTGGCCGTGCTGGTGAACTCGCCGTTCGAAACGGAAAAAGCCCAGGCGCTGGCGGTGTTTGCCGAGAACTTCAAGGACAACCCGCTGGTCATGGACCAGTGGTTCAGCGTGCAGGCCGGCAGCACCCTGCCGGGCGGGCTGGCGCGGGTCAAGGCGTTGATGGAGCACCCGGCGTTCACCATCAAGAACCCGAACAAAGTGCGCGCACTCATTGGCGCGTTTGCCGGGCAGAACCTGATCAACTTCCATGCCGCGGACGGCTCGGGCTACCGCTTCCTGGCGGACCTGGTGATCCAGCTCAATACGCTGAACCCACAGATTGCTTCGCGCCAATTGGCACCCCTGACGCGCTGGCGCAAATACGACGCCGCGCGGCAAGTGCTGATGAAGGCGCAGCTGGAGCGCATTCTTGGCTCGGGCGAGCTGTCCAGCGATGTGTTTGAGGTGGTCAGCAAGAGCCTTGCCTGA
- a CDS encoding YeaC family protein, with protein sequence MSSFAEMIENITPDIYESLKLAVEIGKWSDGRKLTAEQRELSLQAVIAWEIQNLPEDQRTGYMGPQECASKSAPVPNILFKSDAIH encoded by the coding sequence ATGTCATCGTTTGCTGAAATGATCGAAAACATCACCCCCGACATCTACGAGAGCCTCAAGCTCGCCGTGGAAATCGGCAAGTGGTCGGACGGGCGCAAGCTCACCGCCGAGCAGCGTGAGCTGTCGCTGCAGGCGGTGATCGCCTGGGAAATCCAGAACCTGCCCGAAGACCAGCGCACCGGCTACATGGGCCCGCAGGAATGCGCGTCGAAATCGGCACCGGTGCCGAACATCCTGTTCAAGTCGGATGCGATCCATTGA